One stretch of Prunus persica cultivar Lovell chromosome G1, Prunus_persica_NCBIv2, whole genome shotgun sequence DNA includes these proteins:
- the LOC18788248 gene encoding DNA-directed RNA polymerase V subunit 7 isoform X1 codes for MFLKVQLPWNVLVPAESLGLMLQISIVHHLLDDFAQRKAAKDVGYYVAVTSVDSIGDGRVKQGTGEVEFPVLFSGITFKLFKGEVLLGVVQEVLRYGVLLQSDPAETVFLSNKKMPDYRYVRGDNPMFLNDKLLSKIERDIVVRFVVIGTQRIPEKREFRAVVGLDADYLGPVS; via the coding sequence ATGTTTCTCAAAGTACAGTTGCCCTGGAATGTTTTAGTCCCAGCTGAAAGCCTGGGACTGATGCTCCAAATATCAATCGTACACCACCTGCTTGACGATTTTGCTCAAAGAAAGGCAGCCAAAGATGTTGGGTACTATGTTGCTGTCACATCTGTGGACAGCATAGGAGATGGCAGAGTGAAGCAGGGAACTGGGGAGGTGGAGTTTCCAGTTCTTTTCAGCGGCATCACCTTCAAGCTTTTCAAGGGAGAGGTCTTACTGGGTGTTGTTCAGGAGGTGCTGAGATATGGAGTTCTCTTGCAAAGCGATCCAGCTGAAACTGTATTTCTCTCTAACAAGAAAATGCCGGATTACCGATACGTGCGTGGAGACAATCCAATGTTCTTGAATGACAAGCTATTGTCTAAGATCGAAAGAGACATTGTGGTTCGCTTCGTTGTCATCGGTACTCAACGGATTCCAGAAAAGAGGGAATTCCGTGCTGTGGTTGGTTTGGACGCTGATTATTTAGGACCAGTTTCTTAA
- the LOC18788248 gene encoding DNA-directed RNA polymerase V subunit 7 isoform X2 produces MLQISIVHHLLDDFAQRKAAKDVGYYVAVTSVDSIGDGRVKQGTGEVEFPVLFSGITFKLFKGEVLLGVVQEVLRYGVLLQSDPAETVFLSNKKMPDYRYVRGDNPMFLNDKLLSKIERDIVVRFVVIGTQRIPEKREFRAVVGLDADYLGPVS; encoded by the coding sequence ATGCTCCAAATATCAATCGTACACCACCTGCTTGACGATTTTGCTCAAAGAAAGGCAGCCAAAGATGTTGGGTACTATGTTGCTGTCACATCTGTGGACAGCATAGGAGATGGCAGAGTGAAGCAGGGAACTGGGGAGGTGGAGTTTCCAGTTCTTTTCAGCGGCATCACCTTCAAGCTTTTCAAGGGAGAGGTCTTACTGGGTGTTGTTCAGGAGGTGCTGAGATATGGAGTTCTCTTGCAAAGCGATCCAGCTGAAACTGTATTTCTCTCTAACAAGAAAATGCCGGATTACCGATACGTGCGTGGAGACAATCCAATGTTCTTGAATGACAAGCTATTGTCTAAGATCGAAAGAGACATTGTGGTTCGCTTCGTTGTCATCGGTACTCAACGGATTCCAGAAAAGAGGGAATTCCGTGCTGTGGTTGGTTTGGACGCTGATTATTTAGGACCAGTTTCTTAA